One window of Globicephala melas chromosome 5, mGloMel1.2, whole genome shotgun sequence genomic DNA carries:
- the DRD5 gene encoding LOW QUALITY PROTEIN: D(1B) dopamine receptor (The sequence of the model RefSeq protein was modified relative to this genomic sequence to represent the inferred CDS: inserted 1 base in 1 codon; deleted 1 base in 1 codon) has product MLPPGRNGTAYRARSRQQQLAQGGAVGASEGATLLGPAQVVTACLPTLFIVWTLLGNVLVCASIVRSRHLRARMTYVFIVSLAVSDLFVALLVMPWKAVAEVAGYWPFGAFCDIWVAFDITCSTASILNLCIISVDRYWAISRPFCYKCKMTQRVALVMVGLAWTLSILISFIPVQLHWHRDKMGSWGGVDPPSNLVNGTPWEEAGEPDLRAENCDSSLNRAYAVSSSLISFYIPVAIMIVTYTRIYRIAQVQIRRITSLERXAEHAQSCRSREACAPDTGLRASIKKETKVLKTLSVIMGVFVCCWLPFFILNCMVPFCSGHPEGFPCVSETTFEVFIWFGWANSSLNPIIYAFNADFRKVFAQLLGCSHLCSRTQVETVNISNELISCNQDTAFHKEIAAAYIHTIPNAVTPGDAEVDKEEEESPFSRTSQISQTSPGGDPAAQPVWELDCEGEISLGKITPFTPNGFHLTA; this is encoded by the exons ATGCTGCCGCCTGGGCGAAACGGCACCGCCTACCGGGCGCGGTCCCGGCAGCAGCAGCTGGCGCAGGGGGGCGCCGTGGGGGCCTCGGAGGGGGCGACGCTGCTGGGGCCAGCGCAAGTGGTCACGGCCTGCCTCCCGACCCTGTTCATCGTCTGGACCCTGCTGGGCAATGTGCTGGTGTGCGCGTCCATCGTGCGCAGTCGCCACCTGCGCGCCAGGATGACCTACGTCTTCATTGTGTCTCTGGCTGTGTCTGACCTCTTCGTGGCGCTGCTGGTCATGCCCTGGAAGGCGGTCGCCGAGGTGGCCGGTTACTGGCCTTTTGGGGCCTTCTGCGACATCTGGGTGGCCTTCGACATCACGTGCTCCACCGCCTCCATCCTGAACCTGTGCATCATCAGCGTGGACCGCTACTGGGCCATCTCCAGGCCCTTCTGCTACAAGTGCAAGATGACGCAGCGTGTGGCCTTGGTCATGGTCGGCTTGGCGTGGACCTTGTCCATCCTCATCTCCTTCATCCCAGTCCAGCTCCACTGGCACAGGGACAAGATGggctcctggggtggggtggaCCCACCATCTAACCTGGTCAACGGGACGCCCTGGGAGGAAGCCGGGGAGCCAGACTTGAGGGCGGAAAACTGTGACTCCAGCCTGAACCGAGCTTACGCAGTCTCCTCCTCACTCATCAGCTTCTACATCCCGGTGGCCATCATGATCGTGACCTACACGCGCATCTACCGCATCGCCCAGGTGCAAATCCGCAGGATTACCTCCCTGGAGA CCGCGGAGCACGCGCAGAGCTGCCGGAGCCGTGAGGCCTGTGCGCCCGACACCGGCCTGCGGGCATCTATCAAGAAGGAGACCAAGGTCCTCAAGACCCTATCGGTGATCATGGGGGTCTTCGTGTGCTGCTGGCTGCCCTTCTTCATCCTTAACTGCATGGTCCCTTTCTGCAGCGGACACCCCGAGGGCTTCCCCTGCGTCAGCGAGACCACCTTCGAAGTCTTCATCTGGTTTGGCTGGGCCAACTCCTCCCTCAACCCCATCATCTACGCCTTCAACGCTGACTTCCGGAAGGTGTTTGCCCAGCTGCTGGGGTGCAGCCACCTCTGCTCCCGCACTCAGGTGGAGACAGTGAACATCAGCAATGAGCTCATCTCCTGCAACCAGGACACCGCCTTCCACAAGGAGATCGCAGCTGCCTACATCCATACGATCCCCAACGCGGTGACCCCGGGTGACGCGGAGGTGgac aaggaggaagaggagagcccTTTCAGTCGCACGTCCCAGATCTCTCAGACGTCCCCAGGTGGTGACCCTGCTGCCCAGCCTGTCTGGGAGCTGGACTGTGAGGGGGAGATTTCATTAGGCAAAATAACGCCTTTCACCCCAAATGGATTCCATTTAACTGCCTAA